From one Gemmatimonadota bacterium genomic stretch:
- a CDS encoding redoxin domain-containing protein encodes MKRPLVIALFLAFPICPWAAPLQIGDTLNDFTLADLNGSPVTLSDLSQDRALVIIFGSVVCPASLKYDIHRTQIHDQYAPKGVHLISVNANFNETDKDIKEHYAQNPVPFTILRDPHNKLADHLGATHTPHAFLFDAQRRLRYKGEIDNGWGIPEDTTSRGLWDALDALLANRKIANTSLPSFGCEIRRTPRQTTVANTSTPTFYRDILPLLQNRCQNCHRPGGIGRVPFFDYTEVLAWAYQMRDSIEARIMPPWKARPEYGDFKNSRRLTDAEILTFAQWVNSGMPEGNPADQPEPVAFSKSWTLGTPDLILEPKAPYPLEAVGRDEYRCFVLPTKQDTGNYVSAIEVLPGEREVVHHVSVYIDISGKARLQQENASAPGYPCFGGIGVPIYESLGGWAPGNTPFVLPDGIGRDLPPNSDIILQIHYHKIGRAVKDHSRLGIYFAQKPVQKQLREEVINSRLLFIPPSIKQHRVTGAITITRDQHLIGILPHMHLLGTEMKITATYPNGTQKPLIWVKPWDFNWQETYVYKTPVALPRGTRIALEAFYDNSADNPRNPNNPPRLVRWGEKSTDEMCTAFLYVTHDDENLTTDKK; translated from the coding sequence ATGAAACGCCCTCTCGTCATCGCACTCTTTCTCGCCTTCCCGATTTGCCCCTGGGCCGCTCCCCTCCAAATCGGCGACACCCTCAATGACTTTACCCTTGCCGACCTCAACGGCTCGCCCGTTACCCTCAGTGATTTATCCCAGGACCGCGCACTCGTCATCATCTTCGGTTCCGTCGTCTGCCCTGCCTCGCTAAAATACGACATACATCGAACACAAATACACGATCAGTATGCCCCCAAAGGCGTACACCTGATATCTGTAAATGCCAATTTTAACGAAACCGACAAAGACATCAAAGAACACTACGCCCAAAACCCCGTACCCTTCACCATCCTGCGCGACCCCCACAACAAACTCGCCGACCACCTCGGCGCAACACACACCCCCCACGCCTTTCTATTTGACGCCCAGCGCCGCCTGCGTTACAAGGGCGAAATCGACAACGGCTGGGGCATCCCCGAAGACACGACCTCGCGCGGATTGTGGGACGCCCTCGATGCACTACTCGCCAACCGCAAAATCGCCAACACCAGCCTCCCCAGTTTTGGCTGTGAAATCAGACGCACGCCCCGGCAAACAACTGTCGCGAACACCTCCACCCCAACATTTTATCGCGACATCCTGCCCCTGCTCCAAAATCGCTGCCAGAACTGTCATCGCCCCGGCGGCATTGGTCGCGTACCCTTTTTCGACTACACAGAAGTACTCGCCTGGGCCTATCAGATGCGCGACTCCATCGAAGCCCGCATCATGCCACCCTGGAAAGCGCGCCCCGAATACGGCGACTTCAAAAATTCCCGCAGACTCACAGACGCCGAAATCCTCACCTTCGCGCAATGGGTCAACAGCGGCATGCCAGAGGGCAATCCCGCCGACCAGCCCGAACCCGTTGCATTTTCCAAAAGCTGGACCCTGGGCACGCCCGACCTGATCCTCGAACCCAAAGCACCCTATCCACTCGAAGCTGTGGGCCGCGACGAATACCGCTGCTTTGTCTTGCCCACAAAACAGGACACGGGCAACTACGTATCGGCCATTGAAGTCCTGCCCGGAGAGCGCGAAGTTGTCCACCACGTCAGCGTGTACATCGACATCTCTGGCAAAGCACGCCTGCAACAGGAAAACGCGTCCGCGCCGGGCTACCCTTGCTTTGGCGGCATTGGCGTACCCATCTACGAATCCCTGGGCGGCTGGGCACCCGGCAACACCCCCTTTGTTCTTCCAGATGGCATAGGTCGCGATTTACCGCCCAACAGCGACATCATCCTCCAGATCCACTATCACAAAATTGGCCGCGCCGTAAAAGATCATTCTCGATTGGGCATCTACTTTGCCCAAAAACCCGTACAAAAACAGCTCCGCGAAGAAGTCATCAACAGCCGCTTGCTCTTCATTCCACCCAGCATCAAACAACACAGAGTAACCGGCGCAATCACCATCACTCGCGACCAGCACCTGATCGGCATCTTGCCTCACATGCACTTGCTCGGCACGGAAATGAAAATAACTGCAACCTATCCCAACGGCACCCAAAAACCCCTGATATGGGTCAAACCCTGGGACTTTAACTGGCAAGAAACCTACGTGTACAAAACACCCGTCGCACTCCCGCGCGGCACCCGCATCGCGCTCGAAGCCTTTTACGACAACTCTGCCGACAACCCCCGAAACCCCAACAATCCACCCAGGCTGGTGCGATGGGGCGAAAAATCAACCGATGAAATGTGTACTGCATTTCTCTATGTCACGCACGATGATGAAAACTTAACAACGGATAAGAAGTGA